Proteins found in one Phocoena sinus isolate mPhoSin1 chromosome 5, mPhoSin1.pri, whole genome shotgun sequence genomic segment:
- the TNIP3 gene encoding LOW QUALITY PROTEIN: TNFAIP3-interacting protein 3 (The sequence of the model RefSeq protein was modified relative to this genomic sequence to represent the inferred CDS: deleted 1 base in 1 codon) has protein sequence MELDNKICDLIERNVSPDPGGVTPGPTPSHRSPCSVKTPEKPASVAHFLQYTTRMSGTETSTEHAEWTQSSRRKNLTNFLEQKIRCLEKQRKELLEVNQQWDQQFRSMKKLYERKVTELKTKLDAAESFLGTLEKELQQSQKESDLQQREEKEKESLNEELHELKRENKLLKEKIALASQKKQHFECEIKRLNKALQDALKMECSSSPEDCLRKSEMECSHEEMRTEMEVLKQQVQIYEEDFKKERSDRERLNQEKEELQQINQTSQTQLNRLNSQIKACQMEKEKLERQLKQMYFLTSNYGWIFTYGIHAYRQALGLCRINRSTHQTVSGMLPTCFRQMCRTRRMVSPQKRKPMRRSCWRSTQAEGELG, from the exons ACTCCAGAAAAACCAGCTTCCGTGGCACATTTCCTACAGTACACAACTAGAATGAGTGGTACAGAAACTTCTACTGAGCATGCAGAG tggactCAATCATCGAGAAGAAAAAACTTAACAAATTTCCTTGAACAAAAGATAAGGTGcctggaaaaacagagaaaagag CTCCTGGAAGTTAACCAGCAATGGGATCAGCAATTTAGAAGCATGAAAAAGTTATATGAAAGAAAG GTCACAGAGCTGAAAACGAAACTGGACGCCGCAGAAAGCTTCCTAGGCACGCTGGAGAAGGAGCTGCAGCAGAGCCAGAAGGAGAGCGACCTGCAGCAGCGCGAGGAG aaggaaaaggagagccTAAATGAAGAATTACATGAATTGAAGAGAGAGAATAAgcttttgaaggaaaaaattgcTCTCGCAAGCCAGAAGAAGCAACACTTTGAATGTGAAATAAAACGCCTCAATAAG GCTCTTCAGGATGCCTTGAAAATGGAGTGTTCTTCATCTCCTGAGGATTGTTTGCGGAAGTCTGAAATGGAGTGCAGCCATGAGGAGATGAGAACAGAAATGGAAGTTCTCAAACAGCAG GTGCAAATATACGAAGAAGACTTCAAAAAGGAGCGATCAGACCGAGAAAGActtaatcaagaaaaagaggagctacagcaaattaatcaaacttcTCAAACCCAGTTGAACAGGCTGAATTCTCAG ATAAAAGCttgtcagatggagaaagaaaaactagaaaggCAATTAAAACAG ATGTATTTCCTAACCAGTAACTACGGCTGG ATTTTCACCTACGGGATCCATGCCTACCGACAGGCCCTGGGGCTGTGCAGGATCAACAGAAGTACCCA CCAGACTGTCAGTGGTATGCTCCCGACCTGTTTCCGCCAGATGTGCAGGACAAGGCGAATG GTTTCTCCTCAGAAAAGAAAGCCAATGCGTAGAAGCTGTTGGAGGAGCACACAGGCCGAGGGAGAGCTCGGCTGA